One genomic window of Oryctolagus cuniculus chromosome 11, mOryCun1.1, whole genome shotgun sequence includes the following:
- the LKAAEAR1 gene encoding protein LKAAEAR1 isoform X1, with the protein MQAREMGTPLRGASCPLNSDLTHMQGRRMQQPREAGNRGPRERSRKSAPGARPSGERAKGAPPTEPPGPGWELTLDNLAAMAPAQRRRHLLFGDLLQDVGLAASIFPRDSVEAALHVPDPRAWVQPLEPPGQRQDRLVGVLQAAEARGRVRALRLRYNRLRTEEISLLLRRQRCARAAVRLEAFLPPQLKPTRIPDPLNRQERRRVESILEDKADGVVFPRAGSRPRPSFPRRGRRGQLQEPPDPSPCQGLPLALPGAEHGSGSRGQLGAGTQQGILPGGGQGPSPARVGTWALCALHRTLHPFPAACCPRPSFEPGQCAELPEEGRGRGGGGSCSAPGSRWLQKVLAPWPSSLQSGPEFLQVTECLGHVRLFNKITCYPITSRSFHCFLFKVRVSVQSPTPPHSALGRGHGRRQARSPTPGEGWQDSGRGGCPEGPGGHTSTLKSPLGRGPEKVTKEASGGGSHLHSAVALCGVGVQAQFHHPQPLP; encoded by the exons ATGCAGGCCAGGGAAATGGGGACGCCCCTGCGGGGAGCCAGCTGCCCACTCAACTCCGACCTAACCCACATGCAG GGCCGGAGGATGCAGCAGCCGAGGGAGGCTGGTAACAGGGGCCCGCGGGAGCGCTCCAGGAAGAGCGCGCCGGGAGCGCGGCCCTCGGGGGAACGCGCGAAGGGGGCGCCCCCGACGGAGCCCCCCGGGCCCGGCTGGGAGCTGACGCTGGACAACCTGGCTGCCATGGCCCCCGCGCAGCGCCGCCGCCACCTGCTCTTCGGCGACCTGCTGCAGGACGTGGGCCTGGCCGCATCCATCTTCCCTCGCGACTCGGTGGAGGCGGCGCTGCACGTGCCGGACCCGCGCGCCTGGGTCCAGCCGCTAGAGCCGCCCGGCCAGCGCCAAGACCGGCTGGTCGGCGTCCTCCAGGCGGCCGAGGCGCGCGGCCGCGTCCGCGCCCTGCGGCTGCGCTACAACCGCCTGCGG ACCGAGGAGATCTCGCTGCTCCTCCGGCGCCAGAGGTGTGCGCGCGCCGCCGTGCGGCTCGAGGCGTTCCTGCCGCCGCAGCTGAAGCCGACGCGGATCCCCGACCCGCTGAACCGGCAAGAG CGGAGGCGCGTGGAATCTATCCTGGAGGACAAGGCCGACGGCGTCGTCTTCCCGCG agCCGGCtctcggccccgcccctccttccCGCGGAGGGGCAGGCGGGGACAGCTGCAGGAGCCCCCAGACCCTTCTCCCTGCCAAGGGCTCCCACTTGCTCTGCCTGGAGCAGAGCACGGATCTGGAAGTAGAGGCCAACTGGGAGCTGGGACGCAGCAAGGAATCCTGCCCGGCGGtggccagggcccctcccctgcccgtgTGGGGACCTGGGCCCTCTGTGCCCTGCACCGGACCCTTCATCCCTTCCCGGCTGCTTGCTGCCCTCGGCCTTCATTCGAGCCTGGACAGTGTGCGGAGCtcccagaggaggggagagggcgggggggggggggcagctgctcagcccctggcagtcGGTGGCtccagaaggtcctggctccttggcCAAGCTCCCTGCAGTCTGGACCAGAATTCCTTCAGGTTACGGAGTGCCTGGGACACGTTCGTCTATTTAATAAAATCACTTGTTATCCCATCACTTCTCGGAGCTTCCATTGCTTCCTGTTTAAAGTGAGGGTCTCAGTGCAGAGCCCCACGCCACCCCACAGTGCTCTGGGGAGAGGTCATGGGCGCAGGCAGGCACGGAGCCCAACCCCGGGGGAAGGCTGGCAAGACAGTGGCCGAGGCGGCTGCCCGGAGGGGCCAGGTGGGCACACGAGCACCCTTAAGTCCCCACTAGGGAGGGGGCCAGAGAAGGTGACCAAGGAAGCCTCTGGAGGGGGCTCCCACCTGCACAGTGCTGTGGCCCTGTGCGGGGTGGGGGTTCAGGCCCAATTCCAccatccccagcccctcccatga
- the LKAAEAR1 gene encoding protein LKAAEAR1 isoform X4 → MQAREMGTPLRGASCPLNSDLTHMQGRRMQQPREAGNRGPRERSRKSAPGARPSGERAKGAPPTEPPGPGWELTLDNLAAMAPAQRRRHLLFGDLLQDVGLAASIFPRDSVEAALHVPDPRAWVQPLEPPGQRQDRLVGVLQAAEARGRVRALRLRYNRLRTEEISLLLRRQRCARAAVRLEAFLPPQLKPTRIPDPLNRQERRRVESILEDKADGVVFPR, encoded by the exons ATGCAGGCCAGGGAAATGGGGACGCCCCTGCGGGGAGCCAGCTGCCCACTCAACTCCGACCTAACCCACATGCAG GGCCGGAGGATGCAGCAGCCGAGGGAGGCTGGTAACAGGGGCCCGCGGGAGCGCTCCAGGAAGAGCGCGCCGGGAGCGCGGCCCTCGGGGGAACGCGCGAAGGGGGCGCCCCCGACGGAGCCCCCCGGGCCCGGCTGGGAGCTGACGCTGGACAACCTGGCTGCCATGGCCCCCGCGCAGCGCCGCCGCCACCTGCTCTTCGGCGACCTGCTGCAGGACGTGGGCCTGGCCGCATCCATCTTCCCTCGCGACTCGGTGGAGGCGGCGCTGCACGTGCCGGACCCGCGCGCCTGGGTCCAGCCGCTAGAGCCGCCCGGCCAGCGCCAAGACCGGCTGGTCGGCGTCCTCCAGGCGGCCGAGGCGCGCGGCCGCGTCCGCGCCCTGCGGCTGCGCTACAACCGCCTGCGG ACCGAGGAGATCTCGCTGCTCCTCCGGCGCCAGAGGTGTGCGCGCGCCGCCGTGCGGCTCGAGGCGTTCCTGCCGCCGCAGCTGAAGCCGACGCGGATCCCCGACCCGCTGAACCGGCAAGAG CGGAGGCGCGTGGAATCTATCCTGGAGGACAAGGCCGACGGCGTCGTCTTCCCGCGGTGA
- the LKAAEAR1 gene encoding protein LKAAEAR1 isoform X2 — MQQPREAGNRGPRERSRKSAPGARPSGERAKGAPPTEPPGPGWELTLDNLAAMAPAQRRRHLLFGDLLQDVGLAASIFPRDSVEAALHVPDPRAWVQPLEPPGQRQDRLVGVLQAAEARGRVRALRLRYNRLRTEEISLLLRRQRCARAAVRLEAFLPPQLKPTRIPDPLNRQERRRVESILEDKADGVVFPRAGSRPRPSFPRRGRRGQLQEPPDPSPCQGLPLALPGAEHGSGSRGQLGAGTQQGILPGGGQGPSPARVGTWALCALHRTLHPFPAACCPRPSFEPGQCAELPEEGRGRGGGGSCSAPGSRWLQKVLAPWPSSLQSGPEFLQVTECLGHVRLFNKITCYPITSRSFHCFLFKVRVSVQSPTPPHSALGRGHGRRQARSPTPGEGWQDSGRGGCPEGPGGHTSTLKSPLGRGPEKVTKEASGGGSHLHSAVALCGVGVQAQFHHPQPLP; from the exons ATGCAGCAGCCGAGGGAGGCTGGTAACAGGGGCCCGCGGGAGCGCTCCAGGAAGAGCGCGCCGGGAGCGCGGCCCTCGGGGGAACGCGCGAAGGGGGCGCCCCCGACGGAGCCCCCCGGGCCCGGCTGGGAGCTGACGCTGGACAACCTGGCTGCCATGGCCCCCGCGCAGCGCCGCCGCCACCTGCTCTTCGGCGACCTGCTGCAGGACGTGGGCCTGGCCGCATCCATCTTCCCTCGCGACTCGGTGGAGGCGGCGCTGCACGTGCCGGACCCGCGCGCCTGGGTCCAGCCGCTAGAGCCGCCCGGCCAGCGCCAAGACCGGCTGGTCGGCGTCCTCCAGGCGGCCGAGGCGCGCGGCCGCGTCCGCGCCCTGCGGCTGCGCTACAACCGCCTGCGG ACCGAGGAGATCTCGCTGCTCCTCCGGCGCCAGAGGTGTGCGCGCGCCGCCGTGCGGCTCGAGGCGTTCCTGCCGCCGCAGCTGAAGCCGACGCGGATCCCCGACCCGCTGAACCGGCAAGAG CGGAGGCGCGTGGAATCTATCCTGGAGGACAAGGCCGACGGCGTCGTCTTCCCGCG agCCGGCtctcggccccgcccctccttccCGCGGAGGGGCAGGCGGGGACAGCTGCAGGAGCCCCCAGACCCTTCTCCCTGCCAAGGGCTCCCACTTGCTCTGCCTGGAGCAGAGCACGGATCTGGAAGTAGAGGCCAACTGGGAGCTGGGACGCAGCAAGGAATCCTGCCCGGCGGtggccagggcccctcccctgcccgtgTGGGGACCTGGGCCCTCTGTGCCCTGCACCGGACCCTTCATCCCTTCCCGGCTGCTTGCTGCCCTCGGCCTTCATTCGAGCCTGGACAGTGTGCGGAGCtcccagaggaggggagagggcgggggggggggggcagctgctcagcccctggcagtcGGTGGCtccagaaggtcctggctccttggcCAAGCTCCCTGCAGTCTGGACCAGAATTCCTTCAGGTTACGGAGTGCCTGGGACACGTTCGTCTATTTAATAAAATCACTTGTTATCCCATCACTTCTCGGAGCTTCCATTGCTTCCTGTTTAAAGTGAGGGTCTCAGTGCAGAGCCCCACGCCACCCCACAGTGCTCTGGGGAGAGGTCATGGGCGCAGGCAGGCACGGAGCCCAACCCCGGGGGAAGGCTGGCAAGACAGTGGCCGAGGCGGCTGCCCGGAGGGGCCAGGTGGGCACACGAGCACCCTTAAGTCCCCACTAGGGAGGGGGCCAGAGAAGGTGACCAAGGAAGCCTCTGGAGGGGGCTCCCACCTGCACAGTGCTGTGGCCCTGTGCGGGGTGGGGGTTCAGGCCCAATTCCAccatccccagcccctcccatga
- the LKAAEAR1 gene encoding protein LKAAEAR1 isoform X3, with the protein MQPRVRAAGRAGPTGVLASQSPGPRAIFAAGSPRAGSRPRPSFPRRGRRGQLQEPPDPSPCQGLPLALPGAEHGSGSRGQLGAGTQQGILPGGGQGPSPARVGTWALCALHRTLHPFPAACCPRPSFEPGQCAELPEEGRGRGGGGSCSAPGSRWLQKVLAPWPSSLQSGPEFLQVTECLGHVRLFNKITCYPITSRSFHCFLFKVRVSVQSPTPPHSALGRGHGRRQARSPTPGEGWQDSGRGGCPEGPGGHTSTLKSPLGRGPEKVTKEASGGGSHLHSAVALCGVGVQAQFHHPQPLP; encoded by the exons ATGCAGCCGCGGGTCCGAGCCGCAGGGCGCGCGGGCCCCACAGGCGTTCTAGCTTCCCAGAGCCCAGGGCCGAGGGCCATCTTCGCAGCAGGCAGCCCCAG agCCGGCtctcggccccgcccctccttccCGCGGAGGGGCAGGCGGGGACAGCTGCAGGAGCCCCCAGACCCTTCTCCCTGCCAAGGGCTCCCACTTGCTCTGCCTGGAGCAGAGCACGGATCTGGAAGTAGAGGCCAACTGGGAGCTGGGACGCAGCAAGGAATCCTGCCCGGCGGtggccagggcccctcccctgcccgtgTGGGGACCTGGGCCCTCTGTGCCCTGCACCGGACCCTTCATCCCTTCCCGGCTGCTTGCTGCCCTCGGCCTTCATTCGAGCCTGGACAGTGTGCGGAGCtcccagaggaggggagagggcgggggggggggggcagctgctcagcccctggcagtcGGTGGCtccagaaggtcctggctccttggcCAAGCTCCCTGCAGTCTGGACCAGAATTCCTTCAGGTTACGGAGTGCCTGGGACACGTTCGTCTATTTAATAAAATCACTTGTTATCCCATCACTTCTCGGAGCTTCCATTGCTTCCTGTTTAAAGTGAGGGTCTCAGTGCAGAGCCCCACGCCACCCCACAGTGCTCTGGGGAGAGGTCATGGGCGCAGGCAGGCACGGAGCCCAACCCCGGGGGAAGGCTGGCAAGACAGTGGCCGAGGCGGCTGCCCGGAGGGGCCAGGTGGGCACACGAGCACCCTTAAGTCCCCACTAGGGAGGGGGCCAGAGAAGGTGACCAAGGAAGCCTCTGGAGGGGGCTCCCACCTGCACAGTGCTGTGGCCCTGTGCGGGGTGGGGGTTCAGGCCCAATTCCAccatccccagcccctcccatga